The genomic stretch GGAGGACCCGGCCCCTGAGGGTCCAGTTCTTGAAGGGGGTGTTTTTGCCCTTGGAATAGAACCTTGCCGGATCCACCTTCCAGGAACTCTCTGGATCCAGAATGACCAGGTCTGCAGGACTTCCCGGAGCCAAGGTTCCGGCTTTGATGCCCAGTATACGTGCAGGGTTGCAGGATAGCTTTCTGACCCACTCCTGAAGATCCAGCACACCGCGCTCCACCAACATGAGTGTCAGCCCCACCAGGGTCTCCAGCCCAGAGATGCCGAAGGCCGCAAAATCGTACTCCACCTCCTTGTCCACCCTGGCATGGGGGGCATGATCCGTGGCTATCACGTCTATGGTGCCGTCCCTCAGGGCCTCCTGAAGGGCCTCCACATCCTGCTGGGTCCTAAGGGGTGGGTTGACCTTGGTGTCCGTATCCCATTGGCGCACCGCTTCCTGGGTCAGAATCAAGTGATGGGGTGTGGCCTCGGCCGTAACCTTCACCCCTCTGGCCTTGGCATCTCTTATGAGTCTCACGGAGCCTGCTGTGCTCACATGGGCTATGTGGAGATGGCAGCCTGTCCACTCGGCCAAGAGCAGGTCCCTGGCCACCATCACCTCCTCGGCCAGCGCAGGAATGCCTCTTAATCCCAGCTCCAGGGATACCTCGCCCTCATTCATCACTCCCTGGCCAGAAAGAGATTTGTCTTCGCAGTGGGAGATGACAGGAAGCCCGAAACCTCTTGCGTATTCCATGGCCCTTCTCATGACAAGGGCATTGCCCACAGACTTGCCATCATCGGATATGGCCACGGCCCCTGCCTCCCTGAGCTCCCCTATTTCGGACAGAGCCTCACCCTTTAGCCCCTTGGTGATGGCTCCCACAGGATGCACCCGCACACTGCCATTCTTCTGAGCCTGGTGCAGCACGAACTCTATCACGGCCCCATGATCCGCCACTGGGTCTGTGTTGGGCATACAGGCCAGGGAAGTGACCCCTCCTGCAGCCGCGGCCATGGTTCCTGTTTG from bacterium encodes the following:
- a CDS encoding dihydroorotase; this translates as MRICIKGARLIDPSQGMDGPADIWIREGLVETICRAGSSLPGATEHTRVLDAKGKVVVPGLVDMHVHLREPGQEYKETIQTGTMAAAAGGVTSLACMPNTDPVADHGAVIEFVLHQAQKNGSVRVHPVGAITKGLKGEALSEIGELREAGAVAISDDGKSVGNALVMRRAMEYARGFGLPVISHCEDKSLSGQGVMNEGEVSLELGLRGIPALAEEVMVARDLLLAEWTGCHLHIAHVSTAGSVRLIRDAKARGVKVTAEATPHHLILTQEAVRQWDTDTKVNPPLRTQQDVEALQEALRDGTIDVIATDHAPHARVDKEVEYDFAAFGISGLETLVGLTLMLVERGVLDLQEWVRKLSCNPARILGIKAGTLAPGSPADLVILDPESSWKVDPARFYSKGKNTPFKNWTLRGRVLHTMVGGRTVYNLES